The proteins below come from a single Oscillospiraceae bacterium genomic window:
- a CDS encoding sugar phosphate isomerase/epimerase: protein MITGFGAQLYTVRDFTKTPADIEKTFHKVAGIGYKSVQISALGEIEAKQLDEIAKKTGLAIALSHTPPQKLRENIAGVMEDHRTIGCKIVGIGAMPAEYKTGESGVKNFLRDFSPIAKELSQNGFTFAYHNHAFDFVKNNGVTLMDIMLQNTEADWFKLIADVFWLQAGGIDPVGFIRKNGSRIAALHLKDMAATYENKSEMAELGNGNLDLAGIIGAAKQAKIPWYMVEQDTCKGDPFDALRVSYQYMEKTRLLG from the coding sequence ATGATCACCGGTTTCGGCGCTCAGCTGTATACCGTCAGGGACTTTACCAAAACCCCGGCGGACATCGAAAAAACCTTTCACAAAGTCGCCGGGATCGGATATAAAAGTGTCCAAATTTCGGCACTCGGCGAAATAGAGGCAAAACAGCTTGACGAAATCGCAAAAAAGACAGGCCTTGCAATCGCGCTGTCTCATACACCGCCTCAGAAGCTGCGTGAAAACATAGCCGGAGTTATGGAGGACCACAGAACGATCGGCTGCAAAATCGTGGGTATCGGGGCCATGCCGGCCGAATATAAAACCGGCGAATCGGGCGTGAAAAACTTTTTACGGGATTTTTCGCCGATCGCGAAAGAGCTTTCCCAAAACGGTTTTACCTTCGCATACCACAACCATGCGTTCGATTTTGTCAAAAACAACGGAGTCACCTTGATGGATATCATGCTTCAAAATACCGAAGCCGATTGGTTTAAACTGATCGCCGATGTCTTTTGGCTGCAGGCCGGGGGCATCGATCCGGTCGGTTTCATCCGCAAAAACGGCAGCCGCATCGCTGCTCTGCACCTGAAAGACATGGCCGCTACCTATGAAAACAAGAGCGAGATGGCCGAGCTCGGAAACGGAAACCTCGACCTTGCCGGCATCATCGGCGCGGCAAAGCAGGCGAAGATTCCGTGGTATATGGTCGAACAGGACACCTGCAAAGGCGACCCGTTCGATGCGCTTCGGGTCT
- a CDS encoding spore coat protein, translating to MTTSLTSKELCALDEQLGTEQLLVKRCRAAATACTDPSIKQHFTTMADSHQKHYDTLRKFLG from the coding sequence ATGACCACATCTCTGACATCCAAGGAGCTCTGCGCGCTCGACGAACAGCTCGGGACCGAGCAGCTCCTTGTCAAACGCTGCCGTGCGGCGGCGACTGCCTGCACCGATCCGTCAATTAAACAGCATTTTACCACGATGGCCGACAGCCATCAAAAACATTATGACACCTTGAGAAAATTTTTGGGATAG
- a CDS encoding spore coat protein, whose protein sequence is MPSTLTQAQTMTDKDYLAEFLDTEKQVTANYNYYAGECVNTELRSSLLTLLDEEHDIQSDIFNQMHARGWYQVKNADPTELETVKTKFSS, encoded by the coding sequence ATGCCGAGTACCCTAACTCAGGCTCAGACTATGACCGATAAAGACTATCTTGCGGAATTTCTGGATACCGAGAAACAGGTTACCGCGAATTACAACTATTACGCGGGCGAATGCGTCAACACGGAGCTGCGCTCGAGCCTGCTGACTCTGCTGGACGAAGAACATGATATCCAATCGGATATTTTCAACCAGATGCACGCGCGAGGCTGGTATCAAGTCAAAAACGCCGATCCCACCGAGCTGGAAACGGTGAAGACGAAATTTTCATCATAA
- a CDS encoding sulfatase-like hydrolase/transferase, with amino-acid sequence MRTGKKKPVKRENGEFKTFIKKRWFWLFFPIAVIYMEIVLKIADYQNPLNIGLFFMTLFSLSIGFLLTMLCTLFSQKTNLRIARFISIFLWIWFSTQAVYHTIFKTFMVIYSIQGGGDAITNFWKAALNGIWRTSPVIILLFVPSLLLILFGKKFLLPRKTNWRFSLLNAGASAVFYGLAVLIVFSSDTGDISSKFMYFDSFNPDLTVNRFGLLTTTRLDLKHTLFGFEAQAPDDDPRDTSSASSGSTAPTQTGYEDQVMDIDWASLIANEKDENLLKMHQYFSSLTPTKTNGYTGLFKGKNLILITAESFSPYAIDPVLTPTLYKMQQQGFNFTDFYTPGWTVSTSDGEYVANVGLIPKSGVWSYYRSADNFMAFSMACQFRQLGYCAYGYHNNTYTFYKRNLTLPNMGYIYKGLGNGLQVERSWPESDLEMMEKSVDEYINQQPFHVFYMTVSGHMDYTYYDNAMATKNRQTVEDYYGDSVSLQVKAYHACNIELDKAMEYLLKRLNEAGIAENTVIAISPDHYPYGLTDEQMDELSGKTLEKTFELYKGIFLLYCQGQQPVTVDKLSCSMDIIPTLSNLFGLDYDSRLLMGYDIFSDTPGLVIFSNYSWLTDKGVFNAKTQTFTPNPGMTVDENYVSAMSKIVSRKFIYSTKILDYDYYRVIFGADKTSAVNPIPGNDDN; translated from the coding sequence ATGAGAACCGGCAAAAAAAAGCCCGTAAAGAGAGAAAACGGCGAATTTAAAACTTTTATCAAAAAACGGTGGTTCTGGCTGTTTTTCCCGATCGCCGTCATCTATATGGAAATCGTTCTTAAGATTGCCGATTATCAGAATCCGCTCAATATCGGTCTTTTCTTTATGACATTGTTTTCGCTGTCGATCGGTTTTCTTCTGACGATGCTCTGCACGCTGTTTTCTCAAAAAACCAATCTGCGGATCGCACGGTTCATCAGTATTTTTCTTTGGATCTGGTTTTCAACCCAAGCCGTCTACCACACGATTTTCAAAACTTTTATGGTGATCTATTCGATCCAGGGCGGCGGCGACGCAATCACAAACTTCTGGAAAGCCGCGCTCAACGGTATCTGGAGAACGTCTCCGGTCATCATTTTGCTGTTTGTCCCGTCTTTGCTGCTGATTCTTTTCGGAAAAAAGTTCTTGCTTCCCCGCAAGACCAACTGGCGGTTTTCTCTGCTGAACGCCGGGGCCTCTGCGGTCTTTTACGGCCTCGCGGTTTTGATTGTTTTCAGTTCCGACACCGGCGACATCTCAAGCAAATTCATGTATTTCGATTCCTTCAATCCCGATCTTACGGTCAACCGCTTCGGCCTTCTGACCACGACCCGGCTCGACCTCAAACATACGCTGTTCGGCTTCGAGGCACAGGCTCCCGATGACGATCCCCGCGATACTTCCTCTGCCTCATCGGGAAGCACAGCACCCACCCAAACCGGTTATGAAGATCAGGTTATGGACATTGACTGGGCGTCTTTGATCGCCAACGAGAAGGATGAAAACCTGCTCAAGATGCATCAGTATTTCTCCTCGCTGACGCCAACCAAAACGAACGGGTATACCGGCCTGTTTAAAGGTAAAAATTTAATTTTAATTACCGCCGAGTCCTTTTCGCCCTACGCCATCGACCCCGTCCTGACGCCGACGCTGTATAAAATGCAGCAGCAGGGTTTCAATTTTACCGACTTTTATACGCCCGGCTGGACAGTCAGCACATCGGACGGCGAATATGTCGCCAACGTCGGATTGATTCCGAAATCGGGCGTTTGGAGCTATTACCGTTCCGCGGATAACTTCATGGCGTTCAGCATGGCCTGCCAGTTCCGCCAGCTCGGTTATTGCGCCTACGGCTATCACAACAACACCTATACCTTCTATAAACGCAACCTGACTCTGCCGAACATGGGCTACATCTATAAAGGTCTCGGAAACGGGCTTCAGGTCGAGCGCTCCTGGCCGGAGTCCGACCTTGAGATGATGGAGAAAAGCGTTGACGAATATATCAATCAGCAGCCGTTTCACGTATTTTATATGACGGTCAGCGGCCATATGGACTACACCTATTACGACAACGCCATGGCCACGAAAAACCGACAGACGGTCGAAGATTATTACGGCGATTCGGTCTCACTGCAGGTCAAAGCCTATCACGCCTGCAACATCGAGCTTGACAAGGCGATGGAATATCTGCTCAAACGGCTCAATGAGGCCGGCATTGCGGAAAACACGGTCATTGCGATCAGCCCCGACCACTACCCCTACGGGCTGACCGACGAACAGATGGACGAACTTTCCGGTAAAACGCTTGAAAAGACTTTTGAACTGTATAAAGGAATCTTTTTGCTGTATTGCCAGGGTCAGCAGCCGGTTACAGTCGACAAGCTTTCATGCAGTATGGATATCATTCCGACGCTGTCGAACCTGTTCGGATTAGATTATGATTCCCGCCTGCTGATGGGGTATGACATTTTCTCCGACACTCCCGGTTTGGTTATTTTTTCAAATTACAGCTGGCTGACCGACAAGGGCGTTTTCAACGCCAAGACCCAGACCTTCACACCCAATCCGGGCATGACGGTCGATGAGAATTATGTAAGCGCCATGTCAAAAATCGTCTCCCGGAAATTTATCTATTCGACCAAAATCCTCGATTACGACTATTACCGGGTAATCTTCGGCGCGGATAAAACCTCAGCAGTCAATCCGATCCCGGGTAACGACGATAACTAA
- a CDS encoding dihydrodipicolinate synthase family protein: MSKVNPEILVPIFTPFKSDYSVDYDALKKLVRSVLDKGADGLYTGGSSAEFVLLTEEERNKTLEAAVKAADGAHIVAHIGSPGVDNAIGFAKYAAKLGANAVASVPPFYYPYKPDEIKNYYIDIADACGLKIMVYSLATQGAMSLDQYCDLLSDERVYALKYTQPNYYILDRIKQVVKKPIYSGMDECFAYALAAGADGAIGTSMNFQAEKFIKIKRLFGKNDMKAAYMEQIRLNNVVQATVEANTLPGMKYAAKILGVMDCDICRRPLRPLTSAEKARIEKAVRENC; this comes from the coding sequence ATGTCAAAAGTAAATCCCGAAATACTGGTTCCGATTTTTACCCCGTTTAAAAGCGATTATTCCGTGGATTACGACGCTCTGAAAAAACTCGTGCGCAGCGTTCTTGACAAAGGCGCCGATGGGCTTTATACCGGCGGGAGCTCCGCCGAATTTGTTTTGTTGACTGAGGAAGAGCGCAACAAGACGCTCGAAGCTGCTGTAAAAGCCGCAGACGGTGCGCATATCGTGGCGCACATCGGTTCTCCGGGCGTCGACAATGCCATCGGATTCGCCAAATACGCCGCGAAACTCGGTGCGAACGCAGTTGCTTCAGTCCCACCGTTTTATTATCCCTATAAACCCGATGAGATCAAAAATTATTACATCGATATCGCCGATGCCTGCGGCTTGAAAATCATGGTATACTCGTTAGCCACTCAGGGCGCGATGAGTTTGGATCAATATTGTGATTTGCTTTCAGACGAGCGGGTCTATGCCTTGAAATACACACAACCGAATTATTATATCCTCGACCGCATCAAGCAGGTTGTAAAAAAGCCGATTTACAGCGGAATGGATGAGTGCTTTGCCTATGCGCTTGCTGCAGGAGCTGACGGCGCGATTGGAACTTCAATGAACTTCCAGGCCGAGAAGTTTATTAAAATTAAGAGATTGTTCGGCAAAAACGACATGAAAGCCGCTTATATGGAACAAATTCGGCTCAACAACGTGGTGCAGGCAACCGTCGAAGCCAACACTCTGCCGGGTATGAAATACGCCGCAAAAATACTCGGAGTAATGGATTGCGACATCTGCCGCCGCCCTCTGCGCCCGTTGACTTCCGCCGAAAAAGCGCGAATCGAAAAAGCAGTGAGAGAGAATTGTTGA